CGAGGGCGGCGAGATGGGACGTCTTGGGATTATCGGCCTCGGGCACATTGAATGTGTGTGCCACGGCCTTACCGAATTTCCCTTCGAACCTAAGCTCGTGGGAGTTGCTGGTGGCCGCGGGATCCAGAACTATGGTGACCTTGGTCCTGTCGAAACCGAGACCCAGAAGGGAGACGGTGGCCGCCACGTTGATGTTCTTCGGGAAGATCTTGACGGCCTCCCTGGCAGGACCCAAGTAAATGACCGTCTTCTCTTTGATCTTGTCGACCTCTATGCCCTTGTCTACGAGATACTGTACGCCCGCAAGAGACTTCGGACCCTTGGTGGTGATGAGTTCGACGGAATCGATCTCATCGCAGCTGGCACTTCTCAGACCGTCGACGCCGCACAATGCCCCTGTGGGGATGAATATCTTGGCCTCGTGCTCTTTGGCACTCTGGAAGAGTGTGTTCCTGTAATCGTCGTCCACGAGGGATCCGACGGACATGATCATGATGTCCACCCCTCTCGCGACCACTTTAGGTGCCACCTCTTTGGCGGCGGCCTGCGAGGATGCCTCGATGACTAGGTCGCAGTGGTAGAGCTCGTCCTCCACGGAATCCACGACGATCGCCTTCCTGAGGGAGGCGGCCACATTGTCGGCCAGATCCTTCCTTATGTCGACCAGGTAGATCCTCTTGACCTCTTCCATGTCATCCGCGGCCTTGGCCAGCCTGGAGCCGATGGAACCGCATCCGACGATAGTTATTCTCATGTTTCCGTTGTTAGTATTGTCAGATATTAAATAGTATCCTAAATTACGATGATTTATCTACAATAATCGTCATCAATCAACGGATTACAATATTTTTCAGTATATCGTTTTACGATTTTCGAAAAATGAAACGATTTGAAAAGTACCGCCCCCGGGATCTGGGATACGGTCTTCTGGAACAGCCGTCACAGCCTGCGCCTCCGATGCACCGGAGGCGTCACGGATATCGTCGGGTCTGAAGGCCGACCCCCCCCGCCCATGCCAATTTACTAATCCTACCGAGGGGATGGTCGGTACATGAAGAGGTACGAGGTGCTCGACCACACCGCCGATCTCATGATCAGAGGATACGGCTCCACACTGGAGGAATGCTATGCCAACCTGGCCTACGGGATGTTCGACCAGACGGTGGACCTCTCCGGCATAGAGCCTGTCGAGACGAGGCACATAGAAGTCGAGGGGGAGGATGCGGAGGATGCTCTGTACTCGCTTCTGGCAGAACTCCTCTTCATAGAGGACTACGATAACATAATCATGTGCCAGTTCTCGATTTCTATCGACGGCGACCGCATCGTATGCGACTGTGCGGGCGAGAAGTTGGACCGTTCCCGCATGC
The nucleotide sequence above comes from Candidatus Methanomethylophilus alvi Mx1201. Encoded proteins:
- the nadX gene encoding aspartate dehydrogenase, giving the protein MRITIVGCGSIGSRLAKAADDMEEVKRIYLVDIRKDLADNVAASLRKAIVVDSVEDELYHCDLVIEASSQAAAKEVAPKVVARGVDIMIMSVGSLVDDDYRNTLFQSAKEHEAKIFIPTGALCGVDGLRSASCDEIDSVELITTKGPKSLAGVQYLVDKGIEVDKIKEKTVIYLGPAREAVKIFPKNINVAATVSLLGLGFDRTKVTIVLDPAATSNSHELRFEGKFGKAVAHTFNVPEADNPKTSHLAALAAISALKRICRNEWIGV
- a CDS encoding archease gives rise to the protein MKRYEVLDHTADLMIRGYGSTLEECYANLAYGMFDQTVDLSGIEPVETRHIEVEGEDAEDALYSLLAELLFIEDYDNIIMCQFSISIDGDRIVCDCAGEKLDRSRMHIKGEIKAVTYHMMRIDPEKPEVTVLFDV